The DNA window CGCAGAGCCTTTCGCTTGTCCCGGCCTGCTGTATGCTCTCCTCGAATCCAGTCGGCTTCAGGGGAGGGGAATAGAGTGTCGGTGCTGCGCCTTCTCGCGATCCTGCTGGCAGCGACCATTGCCCTGCCTGTCAGCGCAGCATTGACGCTTCCTGCCACCACCGAAACACCAGCAGCTTCAGAGCCCGTCCCCGCGATCGCGCAGGAGCAGGATCCAGCCGGCGACGGCCGGATCGCGGCACGCATCAGGGGCATCTTTTCCGAACTTCCGCAATTCGGGGCCGTGACCGTGACGGTGCGCGAAGGGGTCGTGACGCTTTCCGGGACCGTGCCCGATGCCGAGGCGATCGCTCGCGCCGAGGCGATCGCCGGTCGGGTTTCCGGGGTCGCCACGGTCGAAAACCAGATCAGGCGCGATCTTTCGATCGAGCGCAACCTGTCGGTCCTCGGACAGGCCGCCGAGATCGGCGAGAAAGCGCTCGCTATTCTCCCGCTCCTGGCCGTTGCCGCGATCATCGCGGCACTGGTCGGCGGCTTCGGCTATCTGCTTGCGAGCTTCGGCTTCGTGTGGGACCGGGTCGCCCCCAATGCCTTTCTCGCCGAACTGATCCGCACTGCGGTCCGCTTCGCCTTCGTCGTCGGCGGGCTTGTCATCGCGCTCGACATGCTCGGCGCGGGCGCCCTGCTCGGGGCGCTGCTCGGCGGGGCAGGGGTGATCGGGATCGCACTCGGTTTTGCGATGCGCGACACGGTCGAGAATTACGTCGCCTCGCTGATGTTGAGCCTGCGTCAGCCCTTCCGGCCGAACGATCATGTCCTGATCGACAATCTGGAGGGCCGGGTGATCCGGCTAACAAGCCGGGCGACGATCCTGATGACGCTCGAGGGCAATCACCTGCGCATTCCCAATTCGCAGGTCTTCAAGGCGGTGATCCTCAATTACACGCGCAACCCTCAAAGGCGTTTCGATTTCGAACTCGGGGTCGATGCCGACGACGATCCGCGCGCGGCGATGGCGCTGGGGATCGAAGTGCTGGGCGGCCTGCGGTTCGTGCTCGAGAACCCGGCCCCTGCCGCGCGCATCGTCAATGTCGGCGATTCGAACATCGTCATCCAGTTCTTCGGCTGGATCGACCAGCGCGAGGCCGACTGGTTCAAGTCGCGAAGCCTCGCCATTGCCGGCGTCAAGGACGCGCTCGAGGAAGCCGGTTTCGCCCTGCCGGAGCCGATCTACCGCCTGCGCTTTGACGGGCGCACCGATCCGCTTCCGATCGGCCGGTCGCCGCGGGAAAGGGATGAGCCTCGAAAGCCGCGCAAGGTGCGCGAAGCGTCGGCGGAAGCGGAGGACATCCGCCCTGAAAGCGAGATCAGCGAATTGGTCGAAGCCGAACGCAGCACCGACCCCGCGAGCAGCCGCGATTTGCTGGACGAGGGGCGCCCGGTCGAGTGAGCCGGGTGCCGGCCGCTTCCTTCAGCCGCCGTTCCTGGCGCGCTCGATCGCCTCGATAACGATTTGCTGTGCCTCGGCGCGGGTTCCCCAATTGCCGATCCGCACCCACTTCTCCTTTTCGAGATCCTTGTAGTGGGTGAAGAAGTGCTCGATCTGCTGGAAGATGATCGAGGGCAGATCCTTGGTCTCGCCCACATCCGAATAATAGGGGAAGGTAGTGTCGACCGGCACACAGACGAGCTTTTCGTCGCCGCCATGCTCGTCCTCGAGGTTGAGCACGCCGATCGGGCGCGCGTTCACCACGCAGCCGGGAATGAAGGGCGAGCGCGAGATCACAAGCGCATCGAGCGGGTCGCCATCGGGCGAAAGCGTATGCGGCACGAAGCCGTAATTGGCCGGATAGCGCATCGGCGTGTGAAGGATCCGGTCGACGAACAAAGCGCCGGATTCCTTGTCGAATTCGTACTTTACCGGCTCCCCGCCGGTCGGCACTTCGATGATTACGTTGAGATCGTCGGGGGGATTGTTCCCGGTCGGGATCTTGTCGATGCGCATGAATGCCTTCCTGTCCTTGTTGGGCTGCCCCCTCTTTCCCCAAGAGCAGCGTCGAGGGCCGATAGCCCGCTCTCGATATTGCGGCAACCGGAAGTCTCGCCTAATCGCGCGGGCAACCAAGGACATTTCCATGAGCAAGAACACTCCGAAGGCGGTTCGCGGCACGCAAGACATTTTCGGCGCCGATGCCGAAGCCTTTGCCTTCGTGGTCGAGACCTTCGAACGGGTCCGCCGCCTCTACCGCTTTCGCCGCGCCGAATTCCCGGTCTTCGAACGCACCGAAGTCTTCGCCCGGTCGCTTGGCGAGACGACCGACGTAGTCTCGAAGGAGATGTATTCCTTCGAGGATCGCGGAGGCGAATCGCTCACCCTGCGGCCCGAATTCACGGCGGGTATCGCACGCGCTTTTCTCACCAATGGCTGGCAGCAGCATGCGCCGCTGAAAGTGGCGACCCACGGCCCGCTGTTCCGCTACGAGCGCCCGCAGAAGGGCCGCTATCGCCAGTTCCATCAGATCGACGCCGAAATCATCGGCGCAGCCGAGCCGCAGGCGGATGTCGAATTGCTCGCCATGGCCGACCAATTGCTCAAGGAACTCGGCATCGAGGGCGTGACGCTGCATCTCAACACGCTTGGCGATGCGGAAAGCCGGGAGGCCTGGCGGGCCGGGTTGATCGACTATTTCGGCAGGGTGAAGGGCGATCTGTCCGAGGATTCGCAAGAGCGGCTGGAGAAGAACCCGCTGCGCATTCTCGATTCCAAGGACCCGCGTGATCGCGCCTTCCTCGCCGATGCGCCGCGGATCGACGACTATCTCTCCGAGGAGGCGCGCGGCTTCTTCAAGGCGGTGACGAGCGGTCTCGAAGCGGCGGGTGTGAATTGGGTGCGCGCGGAAAGCCTCGTGCGCGGGCTCGACTATTATCGCCACACCGCGTTCGAATTCATCCCGGACGAGGGTTCGGCGGCGGCCGCGGCGCTCGGCGCGCAGAGCACGGTGCTGGGCGGCGGGCGCTATGACGGGCTGATGGAAAGCCTCGGCGGCCCCGCGACCCCGGCGGTCGGCTGGGCCGCGGGGATCGAGCGGCTGGCGATGCTGGTTGCGCAAGAGGGCGAAACGCCAGCAGACGTAATCGTGGTCGTCGAGGACGATACGCTTCTTGCCGATGCCATCGCGTCGATCGGGAAGCTGCGTGCGGCAGGTTTCGCTGCTGAAATGCTGGCGACCGGCAGTGTTCGCAAGCGCTTCGACAAGGCGTCGAGAATGGGCGCAAAGAGCCTCGTTTCCTTCGTTTCTGCCGAAAGTGTCAGGGTCCGCGGCGAGCGTCAGGGCGAAATCGAAGCCCTGCTTGCATGAAAATCCCCCCCGAACGCCTTGACCAGATCGCCAATCGCTTCGCCGAGCTCGAGGCGCGCATGGCTTCGGGCACGCTCGATGGCGAGGAATTCGTGCAGGCGAGCCGCGACTATGCCGAACTCGAACCGGTGGCGAAGATCGCCCGCGAGGTGAAGGCTATCCGCGAGGAAATCGCGGGGCTCGAGGACATGCTTTCCGACCCCGAGATGAAGGCCATGGCCGAGGAGGAGCTTGAAAGCCTGCGCGCCGATCTGCCCGAAAAGGAGCGCTCGCTCGCCGTCGCCTTTCTCCCGCGCGATGCCGCCGATGCCAAGCCGGCAATGCTCGAAATCCGCGCCGGGACGGGCGGCGACGAGGCGGCGCTGTTCGCGGGCGACCTCTACCGCATGTACGAACGCTTCGCCGCCGAGCAGGGTTGGCGGGTCGAGCCGGTCAGCATGAACGCGGCCGAGGTCGGTGGCTTCAAGGAAATCGTCGCCAACGTCTCAGGGCAGGGCGTCTTCGCCAAGCTCAAGTTTGAAAGCGGCGTTCACCGCGTCCAGCGCGTGCCCGTCACCGAAAGCGGCGGGCGCATCCATACATCGGCGGCGACCGTCGCGGTCCTGCCCGAGCCGGACGAGGTCGATGTCCAGATCGAGGACAAGGACCTCAAGATCGACATCTACCGCGCCTCCGGCGCGGGCGGACAGCACGTCAACACGACCGATTCGGCCGTGCGTATCACCCACCTGCCTAGCGGCATCGTCGTCACCCAGCAGGACGAGCGCAGCCAGCACAAGAACCGCGCCAAGGCGATGCAGGTCCTGCGTGCGCGCCTTTACGAAAAGATGCGCGACGAAGCCGAAGGGGCCGAGGCCGAGGCGAGGAAGGCGATGGTCGGCTCGGGCGACCGCTCGGAGCGCATTCGCACATACAATTTCCCGCAAGGGCGCGTGACCGATCACCGGATTGGTCTCACCCTGCACAAACTCGACGAGATACTGGCAGGTCCGGGGCTCGGAGAACTGGTCGATGCGCTGACCGCCGAGGACGAGGCGAAGCGGCTCGCAGCGCTGGCCGGATGAGCAGCGCTGGCGATGCGATCCGTGGAGCCGCCGCCCGGCTCGCCGCCACCAGCGACACGGCTCGGCTCGACGCCGAGATCCTGATGGCCCACGCGCTGCGTTGCAGCCGATCGGACATGCTGCTGCGGCGAATGCCCGACCCGTCTCCGGCGAAGTTCGAGCGCCTGGTCGAAAGGCGGTTAGGCCATGAACCGGTCGCCTACATAATCGGCGTTCAGGAATTCTTCGGGCGCGAATTCCGGGTCGATCGGGAGGTGCTGATCCCGCGCCCCGACAGCGAGACGGCGATCGAGGCCGCGCTCGACGTACTGGGGGACAGGCGCAGCGGGGAAATCGTCGATCTCGGCACGGGTTCGGGCGCGCTTCTGCTCACCCTGCTGGCAGAGCGGCCGGGCTTCACCGGCATCGGACTGGACCGGAGCGAAGGCGCACTGCGGGTGGCGCGGGACAATGCGGAGCGCCTTGGCCTTGCGGCGCGGGCGCGGTTTCACCGGACAGACTGGACCATGCCGGGCCCGCACGGCGATGCCTGGTATACCGCCCTGCCGCTCGCCGACCTCGTCATCGCCAATCCGCCCTATGTCGAGGCGGATGCCGACCTTGCCCCGGACGTGCGCGAGCACGAACCTGCGGGCGCGCTTTTCGCCGGGGCGGACGGGCTCGACGACTACCGGATCATCATTCCTGCCCTGCGTGCCATGCTCATCGAAGGCGGGGCAGCGGTGCTCGAAATCGGCGCGCGACAGGGCGATGAAGTCACAGGCCTCGCTCAAGCGGCCGGATTCGCTGTCGAAATCCGCAACGACCTCGCCGCCCGCCCGCGCGCGGTCATCCTTTCCTGAGGAAAATCCGGGGGGGGCTTGGCAAACCCGCTTGGCATCGCTACCTCGTCACACAGGCAAGTGATCTGCGAAGGGCGCAAATCGCTTAGGCCAAGCTCCAAATCTCGCTTGAAACGGCCGTTAGGGCTCGTCCCCGGCCTCTGGCAACGCGGAGCGCGCGCCCCCTTTGGCAAAAGCCAGGCAGGCGGCGCATAGCAAGGGGTCTGTTGACCGTGAGTGCATCAATGCTTGCGCCAGGTCGCTGATAAGGAACGTTTTCCTTGAATAACAATCGCAACAATCGCCGCCGTGGTCGCGGAAATCGCAATTCGGGCGGGGGCAACCAGCTCAACCGGATCGACAGCCGGGCACGCGGCAATGCGCCGCAGCTGCTCGAGAAGTACAAGAAGCTCGCGCAGGACGCGCAGCACAATGGCGACCGGGTCCAGGCGGAATATTATCTGCAGTTCGCCGACCACTATTTCCGCGTGATCGCCGACAACAAGGCGCGCCAGGAAGAGGCGCGCTCGAAACGGGGCGACGACCGCAGCCAGTCCGACGACGACGATTACGGCGACGACGACGACAACAACCGTCGCAGCGACAACAAGCGCGGCGGCAATCGCCGGTCGCGCTCGCGCCGGGACGACCGCGACGACAGCGATGCCCAGGACGGCTCGAGCGAGGGTGAAGAAGGCTTCGAAGGCGAGCCTGCCGAGAACGAAAGTTCGGATGAACCCAAGCGCAGGGCCCGCAAGCCCCGCGGCGAGAACGACAAGGCCCCCCGCAAGGGCGACCGTGCCGCTCCCAAGCGCAAGCCGCGCGCGAAGAAGGGCGAAGATGGCGGGGAGATCGATTCTTCCGTCCTGCCGCCTTCGATCGGAAGGGACGAAGCGTCCTCCGGCGATGGTGACGACAATCTCGAGACCGTCGGCTGATCCTTGGCGAAAGCCTGGTTCGCATCCGGTCTCTTCCTGATCCATGACGGTGCGCTCCAGGACACTGGGTAAATTCCCACAGCGCTGGCCGGGGCTGAGTTCGCTCGCACTCGGTCTGCTGGGCGCCTGCGCGTATCCGCCTTTTCATCTATGGATGCTTGGGCTTTTGGCCCTCGCCGGGTTGGTGTGGCACCTGCATGACGCGCCTGACTGGCGCGCGGCGGCATGGCGCGGCTACCTTTTCGGGTGGGCGCATCTGACGCTTGCCAACAACTGGATCGCGACGGCTTTCACGCACCAGGCGAAGATGCCCGAATTTCTGGGCTGGCTCGCCGTGCCGCTGCTTTGCATCTATCTTGCGATCTACCCCGGGCTTGCAGCGCTGGCGGCGCATCTCGCCACTCGCAAGCTCGCTCCCCGGAGTGTCGGCATCGGGGTCTTCGGGACCCTTTTTGCCGCTGCCTGGATCGTCACGGAATGGGTCCGCAGCTGGGCCTTTACCGGGTATCCGTGGCCTCCGCTCGGCCTGATGCTGCTCGGCGGGTGGGACACGCCCGGGATCGCTCGCTATCTCCCGTGGCTCGGCACCTATGCGCTTTCCGGCCTCGCGATCCTGCTGGCGAGCGGGCTGATTTGGGCTGTCGCGGTCCGGCGCTGGATCGTCGCAGGCGCAAGTGCGCTGGTTATGGCGGCGGCGATGCTGCTGCCAGGCCTGGACGCTGAAATGACGCGGCCGGCCAACGCGGTGCGCTATGCGCTGATCCAGCCACTGATCCCGCAGGACGAGATCAACGATGGCTCCAAGTTCGAAGAGCAGTTCCAGCGCATCGCCCGGCTGACGCGGCCCGGCAACGGACAATCGCGCCTCGTCCTGTGGCCCGAAAGCGCGATCCCCGACTATCTCGAAGACGGCTATCCGCTGCGCTATTATGCCCGGATGACCGCCGGCGCGGACCCCGAATATGCGAGGGCGCGGATCGGGCAGGTCATCGGCGCGGATTCGACCTTGCTCACAGGGGTCGTCAATCTAGACATCGCGCCGCGCGCGGACGGCCGCCTTGGCGCGGTCAGTGCGCGCAATTCGGTGCTGGCGCTGAGCGGCCAGGGCGCAATCGAAGCGCATTACGCCAAGGCGCATCTTGTGCCCTATGGCGAATATCTGCCGATGGAATGGGCGCTCGAGCGCCTCGGCCTTTCTCGACTGACATCCGGGACGATCGAATACGTCGCAGGCCCGGGCCCGCGTACGCTCGATCTGGGTGAGCATGGTCGGGCGGGCATCCAGATCTGCTACGAGATCGTGTTCTCGGGCCAGGTGACCGATTCTCAGAACCGGCCCGACTACATCTTCAACCCTTCCAATGACGGGTGGTTCGGCAGTTGGGGGCCGCCCCAGCATCTCGCCCAGGCGCGGATGCGTGCGATCGAGGAAGGATTGCCGGTCCTGCGTTCGACCACCACCGGCATCAGCGCGGTGATCGACGCAAACGGCTTGGTTCGGGGTGCCATCGGCCAGGGAAAGGCCGGGAGGCTCGACGGGTACGTCCCGGATCCGAAGCCGCCGACCCTTTTCGCGCGCCTTGGAAACGCACTGCCGCTCGGCTGGGCCGCCCTGCTCATCGTCCTCGCGCTCGCCGTGCCGAGATTGCTTGCGCTGCGGCGTTCGCGCGGCTAGGTGCTTGGCTGCGACTGCCCGGACATAAAGATTTCCTTATATCTGCATAAGGGAACATGATCGAGGGCGCGGCTTGGACAACGAACCCCTGGGGGAATCATGCGCAGCGATTTCATCTTCACTTCCGAAAGCGTTTCCGAAGGCCATCCCGACAAGGTTTCCGACCAGATCTCGGACGCGATCGTCGACCTGATGCTTGGCAAGGACCCCGAATCGCGGGTCGCCTGCGAGACCATGACGACCACCCAGCGGGTCGTCCTGTCGGGAGAGATCCGGTGCAAGCCGATGTATGACGACAAGAACGAGGAGTGGAAGTTCAACGGCTACTGGGCGCCGGGCGCGCGCGACGAAATTGAGAGCGCCGTTCGCCGGACCGTCAAGGACATCGGCTACGAACAGGACGGCTTCCACTGGAAGACGCTGACTTTCGAAAATCACCTGCACGGCCAGTCCGCTCATATCGCGCAGGGCGTGGATGCGGGCGCGGAAGGGTCAAACAAGGATGAGGGCGCGGGCGACCAGGGCATCATGTTCGGATTTGCCTGCGACGAAACGCCCGACCTGATGCCGGCGACGCTCGATTACAGCCACAAGATCCTCCAGCAGCTCGCCGAGGACCGCAAGTCGGGCGCAGCGCCATTTCTCGAACCCGATGCCAAGAGCCAGGTGACGCTGCGCTATGTCGACGGCAAGCCGGTCGCCTGCACCGCCATCGTCGTCTCGACCCAGCACGCGCCGGGCTATCACGAGGGCGAGAAGGAAGCCGAGCTCAAGGCTTATGTGAAGAAGGTCGTCGGCAATATCCTTCCCGAAGGCTTCATCACCGATGAAACCGCATGGCACATCAATCCGACCGGCAAGTTCGAGATCGGCGGACCGGATGGCGACGCAGGGCTCACGGGTCGCAAGATCATCGTCGATACCTATGGCGGCGCTTCGCCCCATGGTGGCGGAGCGTTCAGCGGCAAGGACCCGACCAAGGTCGACCGCAGCGCCGCCTACATCACCCGTTACCTCGCCAAGAACGTGGTTGCGGCCGGTCTTGCTAAGCGCTGCACGATCCAGATCGCCTATGCGATCGGCGTGTCGGAGCCGCTGTCGCTCTATGTTGATACGCATGGAACCTGCGCCGAGGGCGTAAAGGACGAGGCGATCGAGCACGCGATCCGTTCGATCGGCAAGCTCGGCGGGCTGACCCCGCGCGCGATCCGCACGCATCTCGGCCTCAACAAACCGATCTATCGCACGAGCGCGGCCTACGGCCATTTCGGCCGTCCGGCCGAGGGCGATCATTTCCCGTGGGAGCGCACCGATCTCGTCGACGATCTCAAGGCAGCGCTTTCCTGATCCCATGAGCAGCGCCGCCTGCTAGGGCCTTCGCCCATGGTGGTGGCGCCGCAACCTTCTTCCGGACGCATAGCCGAACTCGATGCCCTGCGGGGCATCGCGGTGATCGGCATCGTCTGGATGAACGTCCACGTCTTCGCGCTGCCCATCCAGGCCTATTACAACCCGCTCGCCTGGGGCGGCGAGAGCCCGCTCGACCGCTTGGTCTGGGCGGCAAGCTTCGTGTTCGTCGAGGACAAGTTCCGGACGCTCTTTGCCATGCTTTTCGGGGCGGGCTGTCTGATCCTGTTCGACCGCGGGCGCGCGGCATCGGGACCGGGGAAGGCCTGGCGGGCGCATTATGCGCGCATGGCGGTGCTGTTCGCGATAGGTCTGGTCCATGCGATCCTGCTTGCCAACAACGATATCCTGCGTGCCTACGCACTCGCGGGACTGGCCCTGCCGCTCCTCGCCCCGCTTTCACCCCGCGCGCTGGTCGCGGTCGCGATCGGTCTCATGGCGCTCCATGTCGGCGCCGGGATAGTCACGTTCGGGGGCGGGCTCTACGACTGGCACATGGGCCGGTTCTCGAGCGATGCGACCTTCTTCATGGAGCGCAATTTCGGCACCGATCCTGCCGCGGTGTCCTTCATGCTCGAGCGTGGGCAGGAAACTCTGCGCGAGCGGGTCGTGCGCAGGGTCGAAGGCATGCCGGGCCAGCTTTCGGCAATCGCCGCCTCGCTCCCGCTCAACCTGTCGGCGATCGCGCTCGGCATGGCGTTCTGGCGCGGCGGAATGCTCGCTGGAAGGTGGCGGACCTTCCGGCTCCAGCGGCTCGCGGCGGTCTGCGCGCTGGTCGCAGTCCCGGCCCTTCTGGCGCTGGCATGGTTCGTTGCGGAAAGCGGCTTTCCCGGCGCGCTTACGGGTGCAGCGAGCCTCGTCCTTTCGGCCCCGTTCGACACCCTGCTCGGCATTGCCTATGCCGCGCTCGCCATGGCGTTCTTCACGCCCGGCGGCTTTGCGACCAGGCGCTTGGCGACCGTCGGCAGATTGTCGCTCACCAATTACCTGATGACCTCGGTCATTCTCGCCTCGATCTTTGCATCTTGGGGCTTCGGCCTGTTCGGGACAGTGAGCCGCGCCGAGGCCTTCGCCTTCGGATTCGTGCCGATCATGGCGATG is part of the Erythrobacter litoralis genome and encodes:
- the prmC gene encoding peptide chain release factor N(5)-glutamine methyltransferase, whose translation is MSSAGDAIRGAAARLAATSDTARLDAEILMAHALRCSRSDMLLRRMPDPSPAKFERLVERRLGHEPVAYIIGVQEFFGREFRVDREVLIPRPDSETAIEAALDVLGDRRSGEIVDLGTGSGALLLTLLAERPGFTGIGLDRSEGALRVARDNAERLGLAARARFHRTDWTMPGPHGDAWYTALPLADLVIANPPYVEADADLAPDVREHEPAGALFAGADGLDDYRIIIPALRAMLIEGGAAVLEIGARQGDEVTGLAQAAGFAVEIRNDLAARPRAVILS
- the lnt gene encoding apolipoprotein N-acyltransferase, translated to MLGLLALAGLVWHLHDAPDWRAAAWRGYLFGWAHLTLANNWIATAFTHQAKMPEFLGWLAVPLLCIYLAIYPGLAALAAHLATRKLAPRSVGIGVFGTLFAAAWIVTEWVRSWAFTGYPWPPLGLMLLGGWDTPGIARYLPWLGTYALSGLAILLASGLIWAVAVRRWIVAGASALVMAAAMLLPGLDAEMTRPANAVRYALIQPLIPQDEINDGSKFEEQFQRIARLTRPGNGQSRLVLWPESAIPDYLEDGYPLRYYARMTAGADPEYARARIGQVIGADSTLLTGVVNLDIAPRADGRLGAVSARNSVLALSGQGAIEAHYAKAHLVPYGEYLPMEWALERLGLSRLTSGTIEYVAGPGPRTLDLGEHGRAGIQICYEIVFSGQVTDSQNRPDYIFNPSNDGWFGSWGPPQHLAQARMRAIEEGLPVLRSTTTGISAVIDANGLVRGAIGQGKAGRLDGYVPDPKPPTLFARLGNALPLGWAALLIVLALAVPRLLALRRSRG
- the prfA gene encoding peptide chain release factor 1, whose product is MKIPPERLDQIANRFAELEARMASGTLDGEEFVQASRDYAELEPVAKIAREVKAIREEIAGLEDMLSDPEMKAMAEEELESLRADLPEKERSLAVAFLPRDAADAKPAMLEIRAGTGGDEAALFAGDLYRMYERFAAEQGWRVEPVSMNAAEVGGFKEIVANVSGQGVFAKLKFESGVHRVQRVPVTESGGRIHTSAATVAVLPEPDEVDVQIEDKDLKIDIYRASGAGGQHVNTTDSAVRITHLPSGIVVTQQDERSQHKNRAKAMQVLRARLYEKMRDEAEGAEAEARKAMVGSGDRSERIRTYNFPQGRVTDHRIGLTLHKLDEILAGPGLGELVDALTAEDEAKRLAALAG
- a CDS encoding BON domain-containing protein, with protein sequence MSVLRLLAILLAATIALPVSAALTLPATTETPAASEPVPAIAQEQDPAGDGRIAARIRGIFSELPQFGAVTVTVREGVVTLSGTVPDAEAIARAEAIAGRVSGVATVENQIRRDLSIERNLSVLGQAAEIGEKALAILPLLAVAAIIAALVGGFGYLLASFGFVWDRVAPNAFLAELIRTAVRFAFVVGGLVIALDMLGAGALLGALLGGAGVIGIALGFAMRDTVENYVASLMLSLRQPFRPNDHVLIDNLEGRVIRLTSRATILMTLEGNHLRIPNSQVFKAVILNYTRNPQRRFDFELGVDADDDPRAAMALGIEVLGGLRFVLENPAPAARIVNVGDSNIVIQFFGWIDQREADWFKSRSLAIAGVKDALEEAGFALPEPIYRLRFDGRTDPLPIGRSPRERDEPRKPRKVREASAEAEDIRPESEISELVEAERSTDPASSRDLLDEGRPVE
- a CDS encoding DUF4167 domain-containing protein, with the protein product MNNNRNNRRRGRGNRNSGGGNQLNRIDSRARGNAPQLLEKYKKLAQDAQHNGDRVQAEYYLQFADHYFRVIADNKARQEEARSKRGDDRSQSDDDDYGDDDDNNRRSDNKRGGNRRSRSRRDDRDDSDAQDGSSEGEEGFEGEPAENESSDEPKRRARKPRGENDKAPRKGDRAAPKRKPRAKKGEDGGEIDSSVLPPSIGRDEASSGDGDDNLETVG
- the hisS gene encoding histidine--tRNA ligase, which gives rise to MSKNTPKAVRGTQDIFGADAEAFAFVVETFERVRRLYRFRRAEFPVFERTEVFARSLGETTDVVSKEMYSFEDRGGESLTLRPEFTAGIARAFLTNGWQQHAPLKVATHGPLFRYERPQKGRYRQFHQIDAEIIGAAEPQADVELLAMADQLLKELGIEGVTLHLNTLGDAESREAWRAGLIDYFGRVKGDLSEDSQERLEKNPLRILDSKDPRDRAFLADAPRIDDYLSEEARGFFKAVTSGLEAAGVNWVRAESLVRGLDYYRHTAFEFIPDEGSAAAAALGAQSTVLGGGRYDGLMESLGGPATPAVGWAAGIERLAMLVAQEGETPADVIVVVEDDTLLADAIASIGKLRAAGFAAEMLATGSVRKRFDKASRMGAKSLVSFVSAESVRVRGERQGEIEALLA
- the ppa gene encoding inorganic diphosphatase codes for the protein MRIDKIPTGNNPPDDLNVIIEVPTGGEPVKYEFDKESGALFVDRILHTPMRYPANYGFVPHTLSPDGDPLDALVISRSPFIPGCVVNARPIGVLNLEDEHGGDEKLVCVPVDTTFPYYSDVGETKDLPSIIFQQIEHFFTHYKDLEKEKWVRIGNWGTRAEAQQIVIEAIERARNGG
- the metK gene encoding methionine adenosyltransferase, which produces MRSDFIFTSESVSEGHPDKVSDQISDAIVDLMLGKDPESRVACETMTTTQRVVLSGEIRCKPMYDDKNEEWKFNGYWAPGARDEIESAVRRTVKDIGYEQDGFHWKTLTFENHLHGQSAHIAQGVDAGAEGSNKDEGAGDQGIMFGFACDETPDLMPATLDYSHKILQQLAEDRKSGAAPFLEPDAKSQVTLRYVDGKPVACTAIVVSTQHAPGYHEGEKEAELKAYVKKVVGNILPEGFITDETAWHINPTGKFEIGGPDGDAGLTGRKIIVDTYGGASPHGGGAFSGKDPTKVDRSAAYITRYLAKNVVAAGLAKRCTIQIAYAIGVSEPLSLYVDTHGTCAEGVKDEAIEHAIRSIGKLGGLTPRAIRTHLGLNKPIYRTSAAYGHFGRPAEGDHFPWERTDLVDDLKAALS
- a CDS encoding DUF418 domain-containing protein, which encodes MVVAPQPSSGRIAELDALRGIAVIGIVWMNVHVFALPIQAYYNPLAWGGESPLDRLVWAASFVFVEDKFRTLFAMLFGAGCLILFDRGRAASGPGKAWRAHYARMAVLFAIGLVHAILLANNDILRAYALAGLALPLLAPLSPRALVAVAIGLMALHVGAGIVTFGGGLYDWHMGRFSSDATFFMERNFGTDPAAVSFMLERGQETLRERVVRRVEGMPGQLSAIAASLPLNLSAIALGMAFWRGGMLAGRWRTFRLQRLAAVCALVAVPALLALAWFVAESGFPGALTGAASLVLSAPFDTLLGIAYAALAMAFFTPGGFATRRLATVGRLSLTNYLMTSVILASIFASWGFGLFGTVSRAEAFAFGFVPIMAMLAWSPTWIARFGQGPLERLWRGISGLFG